In a genomic window of Alteromonas gilva:
- a CDS encoding SPOR domain-containing protein yields MKRQYFGAIGLILGALLSGCANQPANQQAPEADSTVAPLTAEERAEIRTLLANYPQHNDAINAWQARRGDVERLLALEDEFKILISQLNALAVSAEPATTTNANSNEQVTPVPAPTTASKAEPQAAKKMAPVSESVRVEKTDAQQTEAIAGQYGVQLAAMTEKQSLVALWRSLNSQAPTVFSAQTPRYQKLTVNGNDIFRLKTGLFGNRTGADEMCRRVRALQRVCIVTQYDGSEQALTW; encoded by the coding sequence ATGAAGAGACAGTATTTCGGAGCCATTGGGCTGATACTGGGAGCGCTGTTGAGTGGCTGCGCTAACCAGCCTGCGAATCAGCAAGCACCTGAAGCAGACTCAACTGTTGCACCGCTGACCGCTGAGGAACGCGCAGAAATCAGAACTTTGCTGGCTAATTATCCGCAACACAACGATGCCATTAATGCCTGGCAGGCTCGTCGCGGAGATGTCGAGCGGTTATTGGCGTTGGAAGACGAGTTTAAAATACTGATCTCCCAATTGAACGCGCTGGCGGTGTCTGCAGAGCCTGCCACTACCACCAATGCCAATAGCAATGAACAGGTCACTCCGGTGCCTGCGCCAACCACGGCGAGTAAAGCAGAGCCTCAGGCGGCTAAAAAAATGGCGCCTGTTTCTGAGAGTGTCAGGGTCGAAAAGACCGACGCGCAACAGACCGAAGCCATTGCAGGTCAGTATGGTGTGCAACTGGCGGCAATGACAGAAAAGCAATCCCTGGTGGCGTTATGGCGCAGCCTCAACAGTCAGGCGCCGACGGTTTTTTCAGCGCAAACACCGCGCTATCAAAAGCTGACGGTGAACGGCAACGACATTTTCAGGCTAAAAACCGGACTGTTCGGCAACCGGACCGGCGCCGATGAGATGTGCCGGCGCGTGAGAGCGTTACAAAGAGTGTGTATTGTAACCCAGTATGATGGCTCTGAGCAGGCGCTTACGTGGTAG
- a CDS encoding DUF885 domain-containing protein — MKRLLLLSAISLAMAGCSEAPPPSATTQVPVTQSASVESETERLNAWFEEKYEQQLQFSPLSLTRQGRKDLYDQIDDMSEQAEAEQLAWRAATVKELKESFDYDKLDENARISYDLWIFQYQQAKERAEFLRRNYVLTQMNGMQSMLPTLIMNYHKVSEPADVDAYVSRLKGIGRAVEQLTDRVAINADEGVKAPYFAYEGVIKQSKAVISGYPFEPESDTDSSLLADVKSKIASLVEAGKLSEEEAQTLTLQAETALLEHVMPAYDKLISWFENDLPNIDREAKGAGSLPQGEAYYNSMLAYRTTTDLTADEIHQIGLSEVERILGEMKKIKEQEGFDGSLKEFFAYIKSDTSDERFYYPNTDEGRQGYLDDATAYLDNIESKLPEFFGILPKADLVVKRVESYREQAGAPQHYFAGSPDGSTPGVYYAHLLDMTSMPKNEMEAIAYHEGNPGHHMQISIAQELEGVPKFRTQSFFNSYVEGWALYAESVAKEMGGYQDPMSDFGRLVSEMWRAIRLVVDTGIHAKGWSEEQAQQFFKDNSPISDGAIKAEVQRYFVWPGQATSYKIGMLKIQQLRAKAEQQLGDKFDIRAFHDVILGSGAVPLTILERMVDNWIAERKA, encoded by the coding sequence ATGAAACGACTATTACTGTTAAGTGCTATTTCGCTCGCTATGGCTGGCTGCTCAGAAGCGCCGCCGCCCAGCGCAACAACCCAGGTGCCGGTGACTCAATCTGCATCTGTAGAGTCTGAAACTGAGCGGTTAAACGCTTGGTTTGAAGAAAAATACGAACAACAGCTGCAGTTTTCTCCGCTTTCACTGACCCGGCAGGGTCGCAAAGACTTATACGATCAAATTGATGATATGTCGGAACAAGCCGAAGCCGAACAGCTTGCCTGGCGTGCTGCCACCGTCAAGGAGCTTAAAGAATCCTTCGACTACGACAAGTTGGATGAAAACGCCAGGATCTCCTATGACCTCTGGATATTTCAATATCAACAGGCTAAAGAACGCGCTGAGTTTTTACGCCGCAATTACGTGTTAACGCAAATGAATGGTATGCAATCCATGCTGCCAACGCTCATCATGAACTACCACAAGGTGTCTGAGCCTGCCGATGTGGATGCCTATGTGTCGCGCTTAAAAGGGATCGGCCGTGCCGTTGAGCAACTGACCGACCGGGTTGCAATTAATGCCGACGAGGGCGTTAAAGCACCGTATTTTGCTTACGAAGGGGTAATTAAACAAAGTAAAGCGGTGATATCCGGTTATCCTTTTGAGCCGGAAAGTGATACCGACTCGTCATTGCTTGCCGATGTAAAAAGTAAAATAGCTTCGCTGGTTGAAGCCGGCAAGTTAAGTGAAGAAGAAGCGCAAACACTTACCCTGCAAGCAGAAACGGCCCTGCTCGAGCATGTAATGCCAGCCTACGACAAGCTCATCAGCTGGTTTGAAAATGATCTGCCCAATATCGACCGGGAAGCCAAAGGCGCCGGCTCCTTACCGCAGGGTGAAGCCTACTACAACTCAATGCTGGCCTATCGCACCACCACCGATCTGACAGCCGATGAAATACACCAAATCGGTTTGTCTGAAGTCGAACGAATTCTCGGTGAAATGAAAAAAATAAAAGAGCAGGAAGGCTTCGATGGTTCACTAAAAGAGTTCTTCGCTTATATCAAATCTGACACCTCCGATGAACGTTTTTATTATCCGAATACAGACGAAGGCCGTCAGGGCTATCTTGACGATGCCACGGCTTACCTGGACAACATTGAGTCTAAATTGCCAGAGTTCTTTGGCATTTTACCCAAAGCCGATTTGGTGGTGAAACGCGTAGAGTCATACCGTGAACAAGCGGGTGCGCCGCAGCATTACTTTGCCGGCTCGCCGGATGGCAGTACGCCTGGCGTGTACTACGCGCATCTGCTGGATATGACCAGCATGCCAAAGAACGAAATGGAAGCCATTGCTTATCACGAGGGCAACCCCGGCCACCATATGCAAATATCCATTGCGCAGGAACTTGAAGGCGTACCCAAGTTTCGTACCCAGTCATTCTTTAACAGCTACGTAGAAGGCTGGGCCCTTTATGCCGAATCTGTTGCCAAGGAAATGGGCGGGTATCAGGATCCAATGTCTGATTTTGGCCGTCTGGTATCAGAAATGTGGCGCGCGATTCGTCTGGTTGTGGATACGGGTATTCATGCCAAAGGCTGGTCAGAAGAGCAGGCACAACAGTTTTTTAAAGACAACTCACCGATTTCAGATGGTGCGATTAAAGCCGAAGTTCAACGCTACTTTGTGTGGCCAGGACAAGCGACGTCTTACAAGATTGGCATGCTCAAAATTCAGCAGCTGCGCGCTAAAGCAGAGCAGCAACTTGGTGATAAGTTTGATATCCGCGCGTTTCATGATGTGATTCTGGGCAGTGGGGCTGTGCCGCTGACGATACTGGAACGTATGGTAGATAACTGGATTGCTGAACGCAAAGCCTGA
- a CDS encoding FlgO family outer membrane protein — protein sequence MRVNRNGKNLFGVALFALFLAGCQSAEQVSTEDVVLDIFANEQAASAVQNAPPNRDYSVYSPVNHNKVLSDYAEQIVMQLKLRGQFDKPIAVASYVEFDDNLTTTNGLGNQLAEAVLIEMSNMGYPMMDITTSNAISMNANGSFAFNRDAGKLARDICCVLSGNLIYERRGVKVNTKLLELQTKRVLASNSQLIPYFIAEEFGQVSAR from the coding sequence ATGAGAGTTAATCGCAACGGTAAAAACCTGTTTGGTGTGGCGTTGTTCGCCCTGTTCCTGGCGGGCTGTCAAAGCGCTGAGCAGGTCTCAACAGAAGACGTTGTGTTGGACATTTTTGCCAATGAGCAAGCAGCGTCTGCTGTTCAAAACGCCCCCCCAAACCGTGACTACTCTGTATACTCACCGGTTAATCACAATAAAGTACTGTCCGATTACGCCGAGCAAATTGTTATGCAATTAAAATTGCGCGGTCAGTTTGATAAGCCTATCGCCGTTGCCTCATACGTTGAATTTGATGACAACCTGACGACCACCAACGGTTTGGGCAATCAGCTGGCTGAAGCAGTATTAATTGAAATGTCTAACATGGGCTATCCAATGATGGATATTACCACCAGTAACGCAATTTCAATGAATGCGAACGGTAGCTTTGCCTTTAACCGCGATGCTGGCAAGTTAGCCCGCGACATATGTTGCGTATTAAGCGGCAACCTTATTTACGAACGTCGCGGCGTAAAAGTAAATACCAAATTGCTGGAGTTGCAGACGAAGCGGGTACTGGCTTCTAACAGCCAGCTTATACCGTATTTTATTGCCGAGGAATTTGGTCAGGTCAGCGCGCGCTAA
- a CDS encoding alginate export family protein, which yields MRSLNPKFTQSLSMGAIILGLSSPAAAESPAFDVSGQWNLRYESLTNPFFPTTDERFHQHNQRLSSKLQVKGVMSWSRFELVGELGDSRVYLDNDDPTLGRSQVNTLEPVQLHFSFLGEADTNSDLSMKKTSVGRFLLDHGSRRLIASAYFRNALNTFDGVVSDWQWQDWNVRAVYLLPVTRLPGDAASIDNNERALDKSYTERKLYGFYAYSPGKTWQLQSYWLDEKDGPDLNTANRQFLTVSAHYTLPNTTDWRADAEVILQSGTRHRTTSPADTTEIDQRAWLFHGALGQMITDNTSLQVVADLISGDNDSSDGTNHDFDGLYGVRRFDFGPTEVYRALPRRNLVSVGLKMVSKFTKKDNLLVRYLNFSYHKTPVGSADDIGNQIEFRWRHQLLPKFRLEFGGAYLFKGEALEQGDYPDNTVYGYTGFQLKF from the coding sequence ATGAGATCACTGAATCCAAAATTTACCCAATCACTGAGTATGGGGGCTATCATACTTGGGTTGTCCTCGCCCGCCGCGGCCGAATCTCCTGCCTTTGACGTGTCGGGGCAATGGAACCTGCGTTATGAAAGCTTAACTAACCCGTTTTTCCCGACCACTGATGAACGCTTTCATCAACACAACCAACGCCTCTCCTCTAAGTTACAAGTGAAAGGCGTGATGTCATGGTCGCGGTTTGAGCTGGTAGGAGAACTCGGTGACTCAAGAGTTTACTTAGATAACGACGATCCGACGCTGGGTCGCTCGCAGGTGAATACACTGGAACCTGTTCAATTACATTTTTCGTTTTTGGGGGAGGCCGATACCAATAGCGATTTAAGTATGAAAAAAACCAGCGTTGGCCGGTTTTTGCTCGACCACGGTAGCCGCCGGCTGATTGCCAGTGCCTATTTTCGTAATGCGCTGAATACCTTCGACGGCGTCGTGAGTGACTGGCAGTGGCAAGACTGGAATGTCAGAGCGGTTTACCTGTTGCCGGTTACCCGTTTGCCTGGCGATGCAGCAAGCATTGATAATAACGAGCGAGCACTGGATAAGTCTTATACTGAGCGCAAGCTATATGGCTTTTATGCGTATTCTCCGGGCAAAACCTGGCAGTTGCAAAGTTACTGGTTAGATGAAAAAGACGGTCCTGATCTGAATACCGCCAACCGCCAGTTCCTCACCGTGAGTGCACATTACACGTTACCGAATACCACTGACTGGCGCGCCGATGCCGAAGTGATTTTGCAATCCGGCACCCGTCATCGAACCACGTCACCGGCTGACACCACAGAAATCGATCAACGCGCCTGGTTATTTCATGGCGCATTAGGGCAGATGATCACCGACAACACTTCGTTGCAGGTCGTGGCCGACCTTATTAGCGGCGATAACGACAGTAGTGACGGTACTAATCACGATTTTGACGGGCTGTATGGGGTGCGTCGCTTCGATTTTGGTCCTACCGAGGTCTATCGCGCGCTGCCGCGCCGCAACCTGGTATCGGTCGGGCTCAAGATGGTGAGCAAATTCACCAAGAAAGATAATTTGTTGGTCCGTTACCTTAACTTTAGTTATCACAAAACCCCGGTCGGCAGCGCCGATGATATTGGTAATCAAATCGAGTTTCGCTGGCGCCATCAGTTATTGCCCAAGTTTCGTCTGGAGTTTGGTGGGGCGTACTTATTCAAGGGTGAAGCCTTAGAGCAGGGCGACTACCCGGATAATACGGTGTATGGTTATACTGGCTTTCAGTTAAAGTTTTAA
- a CDS encoding methyl-accepting chemotaxis protein: protein MIDFSQFSIRNKFALPLVIISALFGVVAVLSIFALSNIASNAELITQRYLNAVGLTLNADRDLYQAHTALQDVLILSDGNQNIDSAVTDFEDNAQQALDRMKQARALVEDEIAAIGNLSEFQRDYDKWLSGANQVVTLVKGGQLAEATVLRANRVSTEFEKLRGHYDELGESINNAANALDKNMQAESQSGQFTLVIVVVLVLAVCVLSIIFAPRLITDRLNTLIAVMRDISQGDGDLRSRLDSKGKDELATLASTFNQFMSNLQELIIVIQQDTEDLKGSAANLNDASVKVKSSTHKQNENLEQIATAVNELTHVVADTAANSQGAMEKVKLASEISSNSKVVVNDSVRNVSNLSTSISNASDVISSLAKESQNIIAVLDVIRGIAEQTNLLALNAAIEAARAGEQGRGFAVVADEVRTLASRTQQSTENINEMLGRLEQSVSNAVSAIEQGAGEVESVVTISEQLATAFEQVNDAVNQANETIYQIAAATEEQSQVVSDINTNVSNLNSLGHQNQKTIEDTDHIANDVNNTVLQLGQKISRFKT from the coding sequence ATGATAGATTTTAGTCAGTTCTCAATAAGAAATAAATTTGCTCTTCCGTTGGTTATCATTTCTGCATTGTTTGGTGTGGTAGCAGTGCTGTCAATTTTTGCGTTAAGTAATATTGCAAGTAACGCTGAATTGATTACACAGCGTTACCTCAATGCTGTCGGACTTACCTTAAATGCCGATCGCGATTTATATCAGGCTCACACAGCATTGCAGGATGTACTGATATTAAGTGACGGCAACCAAAACATCGATTCAGCCGTTACCGATTTTGAAGATAATGCACAGCAAGCATTGGATAGAATGAAGCAAGCCAGAGCACTTGTTGAAGATGAAATAGCGGCCATCGGCAATCTGAGTGAGTTTCAACGGGATTATGACAAGTGGCTTAGCGGGGCAAACCAGGTTGTCACACTGGTTAAAGGCGGACAACTGGCAGAAGCAACAGTACTTCGCGCCAATCGGGTCTCAACCGAATTTGAGAAACTACGCGGACATTACGATGAACTCGGCGAGTCGATAAATAACGCCGCTAACGCCCTCGACAAAAATATGCAGGCAGAATCACAAAGCGGACAATTTACCCTGGTGATAGTCGTTGTGCTGGTGTTGGCGGTGTGTGTCTTGTCGATCATTTTTGCCCCACGGCTGATTACCGATCGTTTAAATACGCTGATTGCGGTAATGCGGGACATTAGCCAGGGAGATGGTGATTTACGCAGCCGTCTCGACAGTAAGGGCAAAGATGAGCTGGCGACACTGGCCTCTACGTTTAATCAGTTTATGAGTAACCTACAGGAACTCATCATTGTTATTCAACAGGATACAGAAGATCTTAAAGGTTCTGCCGCTAATCTTAACGATGCCTCGGTTAAGGTTAAGTCATCCACACATAAACAAAATGAAAACCTCGAACAGATTGCCACGGCGGTGAACGAGTTAACCCATGTTGTCGCCGATACGGCGGCTAACAGTCAGGGGGCAATGGAAAAAGTTAAGCTTGCATCAGAAATTAGCAGTAATTCTAAGGTTGTCGTAAATGACTCGGTGCGTAATGTATCGAATTTGTCGACGTCAATCAGTAATGCCAGTGATGTGATTTCCAGCCTTGCCAAAGAATCACAAAATATTATCGCGGTGTTAGATGTTATTCGGGGGATTGCCGAGCAAACTAACCTGCTGGCGCTCAACGCTGCCATTGAAGCGGCACGGGCCGGAGAGCAGGGGCGTGGTTTCGCAGTGGTGGCCGACGAAGTGCGCACACTGGCTAGCCGAACTCAACAATCCACCGAAAACATAAATGAAATGCTCGGTCGCCTGGAGCAAAGTGTCAGTAACGCCGTGTCGGCCATTGAGCAGGGAGCGGGCGAAGTAGAGTCTGTGGTGACCATCTCCGAGCAGTTAGCCACCGCCTTTGAGCAGGTTAATGACGCGGTGAACCAGGCTAATGAAACCATTTACCAAATTGCCGCAGCAACGGAAGAGCAAAGCCAGGTTGTTTCTGACATCAACACTAACGTGAGCAATCTCAACTCGCTTGGCCATCAGAACCAGAAAACCATTGAAGACACCGATCATATTGCGAATGATGTGAACAATACAGTGCTCCAGCTCGGCCAAAAGATCAGCCGCTTTAAAACCTGA
- a CDS encoding FlgO family outer membrane protein, which yields MQHSQSPRLSQSIQGYAKIMVDEMAINMRNLDPDGKIAVTTFVRVDSDLTQSSTLSFELAEAFMSELHRFGLTTVDFKAADYIRVTEQGDFVMTRDYLELKESISATYALLGTYLVQHNGISVHARIVELSSQTVLATGETTIPPEYLQYVLRHPKNSGAHYES from the coding sequence ATGCAGCATTCGCAATCCCCGCGCCTATCACAAAGCATTCAGGGCTACGCTAAAATAATGGTCGACGAAATGGCCATTAATATGCGTAACCTCGATCCCGACGGAAAAATCGCAGTAACCACCTTTGTGCGGGTTGACTCCGATCTCACGCAAAGTTCGACACTAAGCTTTGAGCTTGCCGAAGCGTTTATGTCGGAGTTACACCGATTCGGCCTGACAACCGTAGACTTCAAAGCCGCCGATTATATTCGCGTCACTGAACAGGGCGACTTTGTAATGACCCGCGATTATCTTGAACTCAAAGAAAGTATTTCAGCAACCTATGCTTTACTGGGCACCTATTTGGTACAGCACAATGGCATTAGTGTACATGCCCGAATTGTTGAACTTTCCTCGCAAACCGTACTGGCGACAGGCGAAACGACCATTCCGCCGGAGTATTTGCAGTATGTTTTGCGCCACCCTAAAAATAGCGGAGCTCACTATGAGAGTTAA
- a CDS encoding TonB-dependent receptor produces the protein MSQLLIVSEVQAQSSSDAQSDSDEKIVVIGRRISQTDIAIGTDEATNTLAVTRDELLSAPSGISGLKMLESLPGFNVQTDGALGLYEFGNSVQVRAFQLSQMGFVLDGVPMGRSDAFGGSPIFRYVDNENLGAVIASPGAGDVSAPSYASLGPIAEYSTIRPSDEMGGMVAVTVGDFDLQRTFVKLETGDLDGFKAYVSRSKTDSDLWRGPGTIDREHIEAKALYEFGDSYIRATYVANDFFDYDSPSAPASTFAEDYYYSYADSIPEGCIGAKPGVYDFNGDGSIDDSDFTPVFTGSNCTSYYEDRINIRDDKLYSLAFGTYISEDVQFDVTAYYEDKDGYGVSPDSYSNTLGIYTRQAAAGLDVVHPRGVQYGLSGVGGEREGLVGGFTWFMGNHKIAFGGWIEEDTYNRTQARLNKTGGSADGDVIYDEVAYYRRNYTAVRDTTQLYLKDNFSMMDDNLMLEIGVKSLSIDYSLDGYRDYADYEIDGQPGYGPQSVEAEYTDNFLPMVGAVYRLNDTDQLFASFAQNFALPAGTDDIFDNAVGFAADAPEGEEADNYELGFRTNRENYNGAVALFYTRFDNRLIASSVINPATGQPETFYVNAGASKAYGVELSGVFQPEAFDRQLYFNANLSYKKAELVDGFGSNPAGSQLPDSPEWLLTGGITYEPTEWLVANMSAKYTSTRYTDFSETYELESYLVTQAYLDIGGPNDFGMPENMRLRFNVDNLFDKEVMSFGFTGSSFGRPLSPRTFQATLTVDF, from the coding sequence ATGAGCCAGCTCCTTATTGTCTCGGAAGTTCAGGCGCAATCGTCTTCTGATGCGCAGTCGGATAGCGACGAAAAAATCGTGGTGATTGGCCGCCGTATCTCACAAACCGATATTGCCATTGGTACCGATGAGGCCACCAATACCCTGGCAGTAACCCGTGACGAATTACTCTCTGCACCGTCTGGTATCTCTGGTTTGAAAATGCTTGAGAGTCTGCCGGGGTTTAATGTGCAAACCGACGGTGCACTGGGCCTGTATGAATTTGGTAATTCCGTACAAGTGCGGGCTTTTCAGTTAAGCCAAATGGGGTTTGTGCTCGACGGTGTGCCGATGGGGCGTTCTGATGCCTTCGGCGGCAGCCCCATTTTCCGCTATGTTGATAATGAAAACCTCGGCGCGGTTATCGCGTCTCCGGGGGCCGGTGATGTGTCGGCACCCAGTTATGCATCGCTGGGGCCTATCGCTGAGTACAGCACTATACGCCCTTCGGACGAAATGGGCGGTATGGTAGCTGTGACCGTTGGCGATTTTGATCTACAGCGCACGTTCGTTAAGTTGGAAACCGGTGATCTGGATGGCTTTAAAGCCTATGTGAGCCGTTCTAAAACGGACTCAGACTTATGGCGTGGCCCGGGCACAATAGATCGGGAGCACATAGAGGCCAAAGCGCTTTACGAATTTGGTGACAGCTATATCAGGGCCACCTACGTCGCCAACGATTTTTTTGACTATGACTCACCTTCTGCACCGGCCTCCACCTTTGCAGAAGATTACTACTACAGCTACGCAGACAGTATTCCGGAAGGATGTATCGGAGCAAAGCCCGGCGTGTATGATTTTAATGGCGACGGCAGTATTGATGACAGTGATTTTACCCCGGTTTTCACCGGTTCAAACTGCACCAGCTATTACGAAGATCGCATCAATATTCGCGACGATAAACTCTATTCTTTAGCATTTGGCACCTATATTAGCGAAGATGTTCAGTTTGACGTTACCGCATACTATGAAGATAAGGACGGCTACGGCGTGTCGCCCGACAGCTACAGCAATACGCTGGGTATTTACACTCGTCAGGCTGCAGCCGGTCTGGATGTCGTTCATCCGCGCGGTGTCCAGTATGGTTTGTCGGGCGTGGGAGGCGAGCGGGAAGGTTTAGTCGGTGGATTCACCTGGTTTATGGGCAATCATAAAATTGCCTTTGGCGGTTGGATTGAAGAAGACACCTACAACCGTACCCAGGCCCGCCTGAATAAGACCGGTGGCAGTGCCGATGGTGACGTGATATACGATGAAGTGGCTTATTACCGCCGTAATTACACCGCGGTACGCGATACCACGCAGCTCTATTTGAAAGACAATTTCAGCATGATGGACGACAATCTGATGCTGGAAATTGGCGTTAAGTCGTTATCAATTGATTACTCACTGGACGGTTATCGTGATTATGCCGACTACGAAATTGACGGTCAGCCGGGTTACGGCCCACAGTCTGTCGAAGCGGAATATACCGATAACTTTTTACCGATGGTGGGGGCGGTTTACCGTTTAAATGACACCGATCAGCTCTTTGCCTCGTTTGCACAGAATTTCGCTTTACCGGCCGGTACCGATGATATCTTTGATAATGCAGTAGGGTTTGCTGCCGACGCGCCAGAAGGTGAAGAAGCCGATAACTATGAGTTAGGCTTTCGTACTAACCGCGAAAACTACAACGGGGCAGTCGCGTTGTTTTACACCCGTTTTGACAACCGTTTAATCGCCAGCAGTGTTATTAACCCGGCGACAGGTCAACCCGAAACTTTCTATGTTAACGCCGGCGCATCAAAGGCTTACGGTGTTGAATTAAGCGGCGTATTTCAGCCTGAAGCTTTCGACCGTCAACTCTATTTTAACGCAAATTTATCCTATAAAAAGGCCGAGCTGGTAGATGGCTTTGGCAGCAATCCGGCAGGCAGTCAATTGCCGGACAGTCCCGAGTGGTTACTTACAGGTGGCATCACTTATGAGCCAACCGAATGGCTGGTGGCCAATATGTCGGCCAAGTATACCAGTACCCGCTATACCGACTTCAGCGAAACGTATGAACTTGAGAGCTACCTGGTGACGCAGGCTTATCTGGATATCGGTGGTCCCAATGATTTCGGTATGCCAGAAAATATGCGCCTGCGGTTTAACGTTGATAATTTGTTCGACAAAGAAGTGATGTCCTTTGGTTTTACCGGCTCTTCATTTGGCAGGCCGTTAAGTCCGCGGACTTTCCAGGCGACGTTAACGGTAGATTTTTAA
- a CDS encoding pyridoxal phosphate-dependent aminotransferase, which produces MQYSQRAQSVAPFYAMAFGERAAALEAAGKSVIRFNIGEPDFGAPPAVQAAMQQAISANELPYTSALGTPELRAAIAGFYQTQHGLTIAPNRVIVTAGASAALLLVCAALVDNGDEVMMGDPAYPCNRQFVTTFGGKVNLVPTDADSRFQLTAALVKQLWQQDTKALMIATPSNPTGTAVRAAELAAMCEFAKAHNAWRIIDEIYLNLSDGEHGAPQTALAFDDDAIIINSFSKYFGMTGWRLGWMVVPESMVAVIERLAQNLYICPSTPAQIAAMACFTPDTLTLCEARRESLLQRRRLVLDGLADIGLHVPVTPDGAFYVYIDISSTDLTAMTFCQRLLDEQGVALTPGNDFGNADAEKYVRLSYATSESALVEGLARIKMFVSTL; this is translated from the coding sequence ATGCAATATTCCCAGCGGGCGCAATCTGTAGCGCCCTTTTATGCTATGGCATTTGGCGAGCGAGCAGCCGCCCTCGAAGCTGCCGGTAAATCGGTTATCCGGTTTAATATTGGCGAGCCTGATTTTGGCGCACCTCCTGCTGTGCAGGCGGCTATGCAACAAGCCATCTCAGCCAACGAGTTACCCTATACCAGCGCACTGGGCACGCCAGAGCTGCGCGCTGCTATTGCTGGTTTTTACCAAACTCAGCACGGCCTGACCATTGCACCCAATCGGGTTATTGTCACGGCCGGCGCCTCAGCGGCGTTATTGTTGGTATGTGCGGCGCTGGTCGATAACGGTGATGAAGTGATGATGGGCGATCCCGCTTATCCCTGTAACCGTCAGTTTGTTACCACCTTTGGTGGCAAGGTTAACTTAGTTCCAACCGATGCAGACAGCCGCTTTCAATTGACCGCCGCGTTAGTAAAGCAACTCTGGCAGCAAGATACCAAAGCACTGATGATAGCAACCCCTTCAAACCCCACCGGCACCGCCGTTAGGGCCGCTGAACTGGCTGCTATGTGCGAGTTTGCCAAAGCCCACAACGCATGGCGAATTATCGATGAGATATACCTGAATTTAAGTGATGGAGAACACGGCGCGCCGCAGACGGCGCTAGCCTTTGACGATGACGCTATTATCATCAACAGTTTTTCAAAATATTTTGGCATGACTGGCTGGCGCCTTGGCTGGATGGTAGTGCCGGAAAGCATGGTTGCGGTCATCGAGCGGTTGGCACAAAACCTCTATATTTGCCCTTCCACACCGGCACAAATCGCCGCCATGGCTTGCTTTACACCAGACACACTGACCTTATGCGAAGCACGCAGGGAGTCGCTGTTACAGCGCCGCAGGCTTGTACTCGACGGTCTGGCTGACATTGGCCTGCATGTGCCTGTGACACCCGATGGCGCGTTTTATGTTTACATTGATATCAGTAGTACCGATTTAACCGCCATGACTTTTTGTCAGCGCCTGCTAGATGAGCAGGGCGTTGCGCTGACACCTGGCAATGATTTTGGTAACGCAGATGCCGAAAAGTACGTGCGATTATCCTACGCGACCTCTGAATCTGCCCTTGTTGAAGGCCTTGCCCGTATAAAAATGTTTGTGAGTACATTGTAG